CAGTGCCGGATCGGGTCCGGGTAGAGTCGGGTTTCAACGATATTTATAGAATCGGGAATGGATCTGACGCTTCAATGCAGACTCAGCTGTTTGCCTTGATTGATAAGTATCGGCACGCATCCAGGCCGCTCAGTAAGGTCTATATAACGGGGCATAGTCTGGGTGGTGCACTCTGTCAGCTGTTCACTCTGGACCTGGCCCTCTCCAGGCCTGACATCCGCACTGAGAATATCAACTTTGCATCGCCCCGGGTTGGCAACCAGGCGTTTGTCGACTTCTATGGTGCACAAACTCACCATCCAATCCTGCGCGTGGTGAATGTGCATGATGCTGTTCCCCATCTGCCGCCGACCGAGCTGGGTTTCAGACACCATCCTTCAGCCTATCTGGTCGCCTTTCACGCCACAGACATCCTCGGCAAAATGGATCTCAAGGTGGCTCACTCAAGTGACAACTACCAGGCGGTGATCAGCTGTGCCAGCAGCAGCGGTGCCGGTACCTGCAGCAACAAGCAGTTACAGGTCGCTGAAGATCTGACGATCAGCTCTGAGATACCGGCACTGGATGATCGTTGAGCGGAGCGGACTCCGGCTGAACCCGACATACTCAGTCGCCAAGATCATCAATCACGGCCCTGTATCAGGAATGTGATGGCAATAATTAATCAAAACCTTCCTAAACTATCAGCGAGTATGGC
This portion of the Candidatus Thiodiazotropha endoloripes genome encodes:
- a CDS encoding lipase family protein — protein: MASENDIRKLNAERIELLIECSIQAYNALSESQRAQCAVDKVTPPGGFELIDSWSGVDSLFGRDKSVETYGVVFRTTSAPWRYVFAFRGTDSILDMLDDCGVEPQAFVPFESNTPVPDRVRVESGFNDIYRIGNGSDASMQTQLFALIDKYRHASRPLSKVYITGHSLGGALCQLFTLDLALSRPDIRTENINFASPRVGNQAFVDFYGAQTHHPILRVVNVHDAVPHLPPTELGFRHHPSAYLVAFHATDILGKMDLKVAHSSDNYQAVISCASSSGAGTCSNKQLQVAEDLTISSEIPALDDR